One Silene latifolia isolate original U9 population chromosome 4, ASM4854445v1, whole genome shotgun sequence DNA segment encodes these proteins:
- the LOC141651768 gene encoding uncharacterized protein LOC141651768, which produces MEYLTRAIKYATERWDFQYHALCKELKLTHLMFADDLLMFCKGTAQSILLLVRAFSTFSKTSGLSMNNIKSEVYFNGMANELKDDIRQVTGFVEGQMPFRYLGFPIQPGTISKRECHVLTEKILNRVTSLGARKLSYAGRLTLINSVLNTLVPLVKWDTITLPKNEGGLGVRNAEIWNFATVAKLVDWLYCKADRLWIKWEIMKPAYSNGKWMPDARGYTISMGYDWLRTHQTKPVWYETVWCSWNIPKHSLISWLIRNNGINTREKLFRIGCCNSDRCCICEAAPETQEHLFFECGYSKLILGQIKDWCRLQISSTGGVSATESKVQKNVYALVLAASYYHVWTQRNNARMNAMLDSPNRVVQLIKDNVKHRIKYKRTDHMSSAEKNWLLSLEI; this is translated from the exons ATGGAGTATTTAACGAGAGCAATCAAATATGCCACAGAGAGATGGGACTTCCAATATCATGCACTTTGCAAGGAACTAAAACTGACCCacctgatgtttgcagatgatctgcTAATGTTTTGCAAAGGGACAGCTCAATCAATTCTGCTTCTTGTCAGAGCTTTCTCCACATTCTCAAAAACATCTGGACTGAGTATGAATAATATTAAGTCTGAGGTGTATTTTAATGGCATGGCCAATGAGCTGAAAGATGATATTAGACAGGTTACTGGCTTTGTGGAAGGCCAAATGCCATTCAGGTATCTTGGTTTTCCTATCCAGCCAGGGACAATTTCTAAAAGAGAATGCCATGTACTCACTGAGAAGATACTGAATAGAGTTACGAGTCTAGGAGCCAGGAAACTTTCTTATGCTGGCAGACTGACCCTGATCAATTCAGTTCTGAATACTTT AGTGCCCCTTGTTAAATGGGACACAATCACACTCCCAAAGAATGAAGGAGGCCTTGGGGTGAGGAATGCTGAAATTTGGAACTTTGCTACTGTGGCTAAGCTTGTAGACTGGCTATATTGTAAAGCTGATAGATTGTGGATTAAGTGG GAAATCATGAAGCCTGCTTACTCTAATGGAAAATGGATGCCTGATGCTCGGGGATATACTATAAGTATGGGATATGACTGGCTGagaactcaccaaaccaaacctgTCTGGTATGAGACCGTATGGTGCAGCTGGAATATCCCTAAACATTCTCTGATCTCTTGGCTTATAAGGAATAATGGGATAAATACAAGAGAGAAGCTATTCAGGATTGGTTGCTGCAATTCTGATAGGTGCTGTATCTGTGAAGCTGCACCAGAAACTCAGGAACACCTGTTCTTTGAGTGTGGGTATAGCAAGCTTATTCTAGGGCAGATCAAGGACTGGTGCAGATTGCAAATCTCATCAACAGGGGGTGTAAGTGCTACAGAATCAAAAGTGCAAAAGAATGTGTATGCTCTGGTGTTGGCTGCTAGCTACTACCATGTTTGGACACAGAGGAATAATGCGAGGATGAATGCAATGCTTGATAGTCCAAATAGGGTTGTGCAATTGATTAAAGACAATGTGAAGCATAGAATCAAATACAAGCGGACTGATCACATGTCCAGTGCTGAGAAGAATTGGTTGTTGAGTCtagaaatttga
- the LOC141651769 gene encoding uncharacterized protein LOC141651769: MVKDGDEGPKTWEDGHNELKLEMAQMAYVLKNIASMLKAKEKKKESNSPSESEEEDEQPKRKSRNKNDDDRGLKLDIPDFDGEMDPEKFLDWIRQAERVFEYKEYDDKKQFKVAILKLTKYAYLWYENLKKQRKKEGKDKIESWIKLKKHLMRRFLPRDYEQENYLKLQSLMQENMSVTEYIKEFEKMSIVCDLEDKEELRVARFIKGLTPAIATKVEIQNYDGFRDICRLALKFEKHDKARKPYAYSKGQSSGTSSYSRPAPSKPKETPKEEPKDKGKGVAEPKGNSLRRCFKCKGYGHIANECPQKRALTAQELYDMIPVFVTPEDETVQENVEADGEGIVYDLDPLSEEECLVLRNLQMETGSAENEQQEQIFHTRCKVNRKICNLIIDSGSCANVVARDLVDELKLQTKDRVKPYKLHWLNGENGIRVKKQALVSLSLGPYADEVWCDIIPMNACHILLGRPWQFNRKVEHDGRSNVYSVMKGNVKYNLKPMSPNKIKESKIMKGSMFMEAREVEEVLARGEQTYVLVVRELGSVGVSDNRGVQGLLEEFRDVFPDELPDGLPPLRGIEHQIDLIPGAALPNKPAYCCNPEEAKELQRQVQELIDRGYVQESLSPCAVPALFVPKKEGTWRMCIDSRAVNNITIKYRFPMPKLDDMLDELSGSRVFSKLDLRSGYHQMRIREGDEWKTAFKMKQGLYE, translated from the coding sequence ATGGTTAAAGACGGTGATGAGGGTCCGAAAACATGGGAAGATGGTCATAACGAGCTGAAGTTAGAGATGGCTCAGATGGCTTATGTGTTAAAAAATATAGCAAGCATGTTGAAGGCTAAGGAGAAGAAAAAGGAATCGAATAGTCCATCCGAATCTGAAGAAGAAGACGAGCAGCCAAAGAGAAAGTCAAGAAataagaacgatgatgatcgGGGTTTAAAACTCGATATTCCAGACTTTGATGGTGAGATGGATCCGGAAAAATTTCTGGATTGGATAAGACAAGCTGAGAGGGTTTTCGAATATAAAGAATATGATGACaagaagcaatttaaagttgcaaTTTTGAAGCTTACAAAGTATGCATATTTATGGTACGAGAATCTgaaaaaacaaaggaaaaaggAAGGCAAAGACAAGATCGAATCTTGGATCAAATTAAAGAAGCACCTGATGAGACGATTCCTACCTAGAGACTACGAGCAAGAAAACTATCTAAAGCTTCAATCTTTAATGCAAGAAAATATGTCGGTGACTGAATACATTAAAGAATTCGAGAAGATGTCAATTGTGTGCGATCTAGAGGACAAGGAAGAGCTAAGGGTGGCGAGATTCATCAAGGGCCTAACACCCGCAATTGCAACGAAGGTAGAAATCCAGAATTATGATGGATTTAGAGATATTTGCAGATTggcattaaaatttgaaaaacatGATAAGGCACGAAAACCTTATGCTTACTCCAAGGGACAAAGTTCGGGAACAAGCTCGTATTCCAGGCCAGCTCCTAGCAAGCCTAAAGAAACCCCGAAAGAAGAACctaaagacaaaggaaagggtgTTGCCGAGCCAAAAGGGAATTCTTTGAGGCGTTGTTTCAAGTGTAAAGGCTATGGTCATATAGCAAACGAGTGTCCTCAAAAACGAGCCCTAACAGCTCAAGAATTGTATGATATGATTCCTGTATTTGTCACGCCGGAGGATGAAACGGTTCAAGAGAACGTTGAAGCTGATGGTGAAGGAATAGTCTATGATTTGGATCCGTTAAGTGAAGAGGAATGTTTAGTGCTGCGTAATTTGCAAATGGAAACGGGTTCAGCTGAGAATGAGCAACAAGAACAAATCTTCCACACTCGGTGCAAGGTAAAccgtaaaatttgcaatcttattATTGATAGTGGATCATGTGCTAATGTAGTAGCAAGGGACCTTGTTGATGAATTGAAATTGCAAACTAAAGACCGAGTTAAACCATATAAATTACATTGGCTGAATGGGGAGAATGGGATTCGAGTTAAGAAACAGGCCTTAGTTTCGTTGAGTTTAGGACCCTAtgctgatgaggtgtggtgcgatATAATTCCTATGAATGCATGCCACATTCTGTTGGGTAGACCTTGGCAATTCAATAGGAAGGTTGAACATGACGGGAGATCCAACGTGTATAGCGTGATGAAGGGTAACGTGAAGTATAATCTGAAACCTATGTCACCTAATAAGATTAAAGAGTCTAAAATAATGAAAGGGAGTATGTTTATGGAAGCTCGGGAGGTTGAGGAGGTTTTAGCTCGTGGAGAACAAACCTATGTACTGGTGGTTCGTGAATTGGGGTCCGTTGGTGTGAGTGATAACCGTGGGGTACAGGGGCTGTTAGAAGAGTTTCGGGATGTGTTTCCGGATGAATTACCAGATGGGTTGCCTCCTTTACGTGGTATTGAACACCAAATAGATCTGATTCCAGGGGCGGCATTGCCTAATAAGCCGGCCTATTGTTGTAATCCAGAGGAAGCAAAGGAGTTACAGAGACAAGTCCAAGAATTGATAGATAGGGGATATGTTCAAGAGAGCTTAAGTCCGTGTGCGGTGCCTGCGTTAtttgtgccaaagaaggaagGGACTTGGCGAATGTGCATTGATAGTAGAGCGGTAAACAACATTACAATCAAGTATCGCTTTCCTATGCCAAAacttgatgatatgcttgacgaACTTTCTGGTTCAAGGGTCTTTTCTAAACTGGATTTGAGGAGTGGTTACCATCAAATGAGGATTCGAGAAGGGGATGAGTGGAAGACCGCGTTTAAAATGAAGCAGGGGTTATATGAAtag
- the LOC141651770 gene encoding uncharacterized protein LOC141651770 — protein sequence MRDWIEACWKDLGDVEHMRLMVGCWAMWEHRNKVVFESITPEPLRVVQRTRDVVEEIEGAEWGTSIQENVRERRSVEGSGNEGWQVPQSGFVKINVDAGVKQGEGVGSGAVCRDENGGVLWGLSWKRQQSWELHVAEAMAVYDGG from the coding sequence ATGCGTGATTGGATTGAGGCTTGTTGGAAGGATTTGGGAGATGTGGAACATATGCGGCTAATGGTGGGATGTTGGGCTATGTGGGAACATCGCAACAAGGTAGTCTTTGAGTCGATTACTCCCGAGCCTTTACGTGTTGTGCAGCGAACCCGAGATGTTGTGGAGGAAATTGAAGGGGCAGAGTGGGGAACGAGCATACAGGAGAATGTGAGGGAGAGGAGGTCGGTAGAGGGCAGCGGGAACGAAGGCTGGCAGGTACCTCAAAGCGGTTTTGTAAAGATCAATGTGGATGCGGGGGTGAAGCAAGGTGAGGGTGTAGGATCGGGTGCAGTTTGTCGAGATGAGAATGGAGGGGTGCTATGGGGTTTGTCGTGGAAGAGACAACAATCGTGGGAACTTCATGTGGCAGAGGCGATGGCGGTTTATGATGGCGGTTGA